The genome window GTAATGTTTTCCACTCTCATGGATTTAAATGCCATCTAAAAGATTCCCAGATTTTTATCTCATATCTAGACCTCCCAGAATTCCAGACTTAATATCTACTGCCTATACcccatctccacttggatgtgcCACAGACACTTCAAATCCAACATGTCTAAAACCGAACTCTTGATTCCCCAGCCCACCTTTCCCTCCCCATAAATCTTTCCCATATCAGTAATGGGAACTTTGTCCTTCCAGTCATTCAAGCCAAAACCTTGGGAACTGTCCTTGGCTCTTTTTAAGTCCCACAGTCAGCCCATCAGCAAATCCTGCCTGTCAGTTCTCCCTTCAAAATACAGAGAGAATTGGCCACTTTACCAGCTCCATCTCCCCACTCTAGTCCAAGTGAGTCTCCTCCTCACTCATGAGGCTGACTCCAGTAGTTTCCTGAGTGGTTTTGCTACCTCTCTCTTTCCTCAACTCTACAATCTGTTCTCCACTAACagccagaataatttttttcaaaatataagttTGACTATGTCATTTATTGGCTTAAAGCCCTCCAAAGGCCTCCCCTCTCAGAGtaaaatccagattttttttatCACGGCCTGCAAGGCCCTATGGGACTGGCCTGCTACCTGTCTGGCCTCATTTCCCACTGtcctcttgctccctctgtcCCAGCCTCACTGGCTCCGACGCTGTTCCTTCAAGAGCCTGGAAACACTCCTGCCTTGGGgagtttctttttgttgttgtttccgTCTGGAACACTCACGAAGGTGCAAGCCTTGCTCCCTTACGCccctcaggtctctgctcaaatgccgCCTTACCAGAGGGCCTTCCCTGATCAAGCTCTCAAAAGTAGTACCCCTGGCATTCTCTGACCCCTAATCCTAATTTTGCTTACCACTGACTCCCACCTGACATAATTAATTTACATGTTTGTTTTTGTCCATCGTCTCACCGTTAATAACACCCCAAGGGGACctttggtgcctggcacatagtaggcgctTGCAGATGGTCAGGGGCATAGTATAGTGTGGGAGAGCCTACCTAACGCACATGGCCCCAAGTCTCTGCACTCCCACTTACCTGCTGTGTGCTTTGGGGCAACTTAAcctttctaagcttcagtttttctttctgtaaaatctacctggaaggtttttttttttttttaaagatgaccagtaaggggatcttaacccttgatttggtgttgtcagcaccacgctctcccaagtgagctaactggccatccctatatagggatccgaacccgtggccttggtgttatcagcaccatactctcccaagtgagccatgggctggcccctggaaggtttttttttttttttttttttgtctttttcgtgactggtactcagccagtgagtgcaccggccattcctatataggatccgaacccgcggcgggagcgtcgccgcgctcccagcgccacactctcccgagtgcgccatgggctcagcccccCCTGGAAGGTTTTTTAggagaattaaagataatacatttAAAGTACCTGAGACGTGGTCAATGCTCAACAAGATGGGGGCTAAAAAGGCCACTTAGCTGCTTTCCAAGCCTTTTTCCATGGAGTTAATAGTGCTGTCTCTATCTGCCCCTGGGGCAGAGAGCTGATATAGCAAAAGAAGGTAACACTATGTAAGGGGTTACTGATTCCATTTTCCATGTCATAGCTTGATCCAGAATCCTCTAAGCATTGTTTCTGGATCCAGCCAGTTCCCTACCAAAGCCCCTCAGATGATGGTCATGTCTGAGCAGGTCCTGCAGGTTGACACCCTCCCCCAGCCCTACTTTGGATCAAGGTAGCCCCCGATGTGGGAAGCAGAGGTGCTTTCTGGGATGTGTAGGCCTGTCTGGACATTACGAGCCATGGGCCCCACGAATCCTTCTCTGGCAAAGCACCCATGTTTGTGAGGTGGGCAACGCTGGGCAGGCCTGGCTGGTCAGTGAAGATGATTAAAGAGTAGTTTCCCTGTATACCACCAGGGGGCGCCAGAGGTTGTTCAGCTCTTGACAGGACTCTGCTGGAGACTGCCAGCCAAAGCAGGGTCACATTAAGGGACTGGAGGCCAAGATTCCAGGCTCAAAGTTCTTTATTGATAAGCATCAGTGAACTCCTTGCCCTTTGTGCTCAGCCAGTTCTGCCCACAGATTCCCAGTCTTGGGTGGGGAGTTCATCTTTGCCTCTCAGATCATCTGCCTGCTTCTGGCTCTGCCCACAGCTATATCTAATTTGCCACACCACAGGTCAGGGAGGCATGTGGCAGGTGTCAGAAGGGTCATGGCCAGGTCCTTGTCCCCACAGACCACTCTCCATCTAGGAGGTGCTCAGCTTCAGCTGCATGGGCTCTCAGAGGGGGCTCCAAGAGCCTGTTGGTTAGACGGAAGAACTGAACTGCTGAGACATACAGATTCAGCCTGTCAAATGTTCCTCCACAGCAGAGCTGAGCAGCAGCAACTGGCCCTTGCTTCTGTCCTGAGGTTCTCGGGTGGCTAGCAGGAGTGCCAAGGGCAGGAGGTCCTAGGCAGTGCCTCATAGGGGATAGAGATGCCAGAGGCTGTGGAAgatgggtgggaaggagggataCACCAGAGAGAGAGTGTCAGTTAAGTCCCTTGTTCTAATTTCACCAGCCCCAGTTCTTGTCCATGGCAAGTCCTTCAATACTAAATAGATAGTCCCTTGGGCCCTGGGTGTGCCCTTCCCCCACCATTATCTCGTAGAGACAAGAATTGTTAAAGCAACCTGTCCTCCCAAGCCAGGCACCCTATAGAACCTTCTTGCCTACTCAGCAGGGACCCCCAAGCCTGCATCCATTTCTCCCTCAGGTCAGGGCAACCACTACCTGGGCCAGCAGTGTAGGGGTACCTGGAGAAGGCCCTGGTTCCCCTAAAAGCCCTTCAGCCTGTCTCTGACCTGTACTGGAAGCGGGGGTCTCCAGGGTGGGTCTTCAGCACCTGATGCACTTCTGGGGGAGGCTCCAAGCCCATTTGTTCTGCTCGATACCAGCGCTGCAACCGTGTGATCCCTGCCAGGGTGGGAAGAAGACTCTGGGGCTtcatggggggtggggaagagtcCAGGCTAGAGGTAATGTGTGTGTGGAGTGGTGTGTAGTCTTGGGAGACTCACACCTCCCAGTCTCGGGAGACAGTGCCCAAGAGTCAGACAGGCACTTGAGTCTCTTCAGAGACGCATGGAGTGACAGGATTGGCTCAGAGATTAGCTCCATGGGGCCTGAGTGGAGTTCTCACCTGTGCAGGGCCCGTACTGCCAGGCCAGATCAAACTgcctcagcagctccagctccgCTTCATCCTCGTTGGGGGGCTGGGGCTCCTCCCCTGTAATGACATGCTGCTCCTCAGGCCTGCCCGGGCCTTTGCCCTGCCTCTTGCTCACAGCTGTGCCACTATTCCGGGCCGTCCTCACCACTCCTTCGCCTCTGCCATCCCGCAGCCAAACCTCGTGTGGGAAGTGGAGGACATGCTACATTTCCCCTTCCATCTGCCCCACCGCCCACGTCTTCCCAGGTCCCTTCGTGTCCagtcctcctgcctcccccacaccTCAGAGACCTAGCTCTGGTGCCAGCTTCCCCTTGCTGTGCCCAGCGGGCCCCTCCCTCGTCTTCACAACAGGGTAGGAGTCAGTGATGAGCCGCTTCCGGCCCATGGCGGCCACCCAGGCAGGCGGAGAAGGAGGCGACTGCGGGGAAGAGAGACTGGCCAGCGGGTGCGAGAGAGACagctgctgagagagagagagagatgggccAGCAACGGGCAGACGAAACGACCCAGACAAGCCGAGAGGAAGGCACTGCTTCCAGGGATGACGCCTGTCGCCCTCCCCCGCAAGCACGCAGACATCA of Cynocephalus volans isolate mCynVol1 chromosome 4, mCynVol1.pri, whole genome shotgun sequence contains these proteins:
- the POLD4 gene encoding DNA polymerase delta subunit 4, which encodes MGRKRLITDSYPVVKTREGPAGHSKGKLAPELGEEPQPPNEDEAELELLRQFDLAWQYGPCTGITRLQRWYRAEQMGLEPPPEVHQVLKTHPGDPRFQYSLWHLYPL